The following coding sequences are from one Natrarchaeobaculum sulfurireducens window:
- the folP gene encoding dihydropteroate synthase has product MDYCEAINRLERLHRSRTEFGTEPTEAMLEPVGNPHEDVAAVQIAGSNGKGSTARLLERILRETGLTVGCYTSPDLNDRRERIQVQGRKIPKREVVRFVETIWPFVVDRSVEGNAPTFFEVFTVMALWHFAREDVDVAVLEVGIGGRYDATSAVDPVAAAVTSVSLEHTDVLGSTVEEIARDKAQVAPDDAPLVTGATGDALEAIRTETDVITVAAAEHLGSEALDTDGEGLSGPAVGDRPIGHRDGTPNPDAKADVLVRENGMVSTASSSLSLVGPDWEVQCRTPLLGAHQGINAGIATALARQVAAPSEREIATGIRNVRWPGRFEVMDDAPLSVLDGAHNPEACASVADLLERFEYDDLHLVFGAMFDKDHVEMCRALPEPDRVVLAEASVDRAQPTDVLAATFERETDAAVVEYESVLVALDRTLRTADPDDCVLVTGSLAVVAEARDRWTRTVRSSPTRTSAEARAVLRRADVPESAHRDHAERLPHRTLRFRVRHDEAAELRSLMASIGGTCAVSGIEATDQHVEVVLSGTVAQFTDLTARLRGRSVGGRWLAQQLTRALGISTNDPPRAYPWNDATAVMGVLNVTPDSFHDGGEYDALEDAIARARAMAAAGADVIDVGGESTRPGAQPITAETERERVLPVVDRLADFDVAVSIDTRKPSVAEAALEAGADVVNDVTGLADEAMCRIVADHDVPAVLMHSLSAPVDPDRGYDYDDVVDDVLEQLTERVILAERAGIDRSQLVVDPGLGFGKTAAESFALLDRLEEFRALGTPLMIGHSHKSMLEGVARDGDRLPPTVAATALAAERGVDVVRVHDVAPNAAAVATADRLATSRRQGR; this is encoded by the coding sequence ATGGACTACTGCGAGGCGATCAACCGGCTCGAACGGCTCCACCGGAGCCGAACGGAGTTCGGGACCGAACCGACCGAGGCCATGCTCGAGCCCGTCGGAAATCCCCACGAGGACGTCGCTGCCGTCCAGATCGCTGGCTCGAACGGAAAGGGGAGTACGGCCAGATTGCTCGAGCGAATCCTCCGGGAGACGGGCCTGACCGTCGGCTGTTACACCTCTCCCGACCTCAACGACCGACGCGAACGGATACAGGTGCAGGGGCGCAAGATTCCTAAACGCGAGGTCGTGCGGTTCGTCGAGACTATCTGGCCGTTCGTCGTCGACCGCTCCGTCGAGGGGAACGCGCCGACGTTCTTCGAGGTCTTCACGGTCATGGCGCTGTGGCACTTCGCGCGCGAGGACGTCGACGTCGCCGTCCTCGAGGTGGGAATCGGCGGCCGGTACGACGCCACGAGCGCGGTCGATCCCGTGGCCGCGGCGGTCACTTCCGTCAGTCTCGAGCACACCGACGTACTTGGCTCGACCGTCGAAGAGATTGCCCGTGACAAGGCCCAGGTCGCCCCCGACGACGCGCCGCTTGTTACCGGCGCAACGGGCGATGCACTCGAGGCAATCCGCACGGAGACGGACGTGATAACCGTCGCCGCTGCTGAGCACCTGGGTTCGGAGGCCCTCGACACCGACGGTGAGGGGCTGTCCGGCCCCGCTGTCGGTGACCGACCGATCGGCCACCGTGACGGGACGCCGAACCCGGACGCAAAAGCGGACGTTCTGGTTCGTGAAAACGGGATGGTCTCGACGGCCTCCTCGTCGCTCTCGCTCGTCGGCCCCGACTGGGAGGTCCAGTGTCGGACGCCACTGCTCGGTGCCCACCAGGGGATAAACGCCGGCATCGCGACCGCGCTCGCCCGACAGGTCGCCGCTCCGTCGGAGCGCGAGATCGCGACCGGCATCCGGAACGTCCGCTGGCCGGGCCGCTTCGAGGTGATGGACGATGCGCCGCTGTCGGTTCTCGACGGAGCACACAATCCCGAAGCGTGTGCGTCGGTCGCCGACCTGCTCGAGCGCTTCGAGTACGACGACCTCCACCTCGTCTTCGGTGCGATGTTCGACAAAGACCACGTGGAGATGTGCCGCGCGTTGCCCGAACCCGATCGGGTCGTACTCGCCGAAGCGAGCGTCGACCGGGCCCAGCCGACGGACGTGCTCGCGGCCACGTTCGAACGCGAGACAGACGCGGCGGTCGTCGAGTACGAGTCGGTCCTGGTTGCGCTCGATCGAACGCTTCGGACGGCTGACCCCGACGACTGCGTGCTCGTCACCGGCTCGCTCGCGGTCGTCGCCGAGGCCCGTGATCGGTGGACGCGAACAGTGCGTTCGTCGCCGACCCGAACGTCGGCCGAGGCTCGGGCGGTCTTGCGTCGGGCGGACGTCCCCGAGTCGGCCCACCGCGACCACGCCGAGCGGCTGCCACACCGGACGCTACGGTTTCGGGTCCGCCACGACGAGGCGGCCGAACTGCGCTCGCTGATGGCGTCGATCGGCGGCACCTGTGCCGTCTCCGGTATCGAGGCGACCGACCAGCACGTCGAGGTCGTCCTAAGCGGAACTGTCGCCCAGTTTACGGACCTTACCGCCCGCTTGCGCGGGCGATCGGTCGGCGGCCGGTGGCTCGCCCAGCAACTCACCCGCGCGCTCGGAATCAGCACCAACGACCCCCCCAGAGCGTACCCCTGGAACGACGCTACGGCGGTGATGGGCGTCCTGAACGTCACGCCGGACTCGTTTCACGACGGCGGCGAGTACGACGCCCTCGAGGATGCGATAGCGCGTGCTCGAGCGATGGCCGCCGCCGGCGCGGACGTGATCGACGTCGGCGGCGAGTCGACGCGCCCCGGTGCCCAGCCGATCACTGCCGAGACCGAACGTGAGCGCGTCCTGCCGGTCGTCGACCGACTCGCAGACTTCGACGTGGCCGTCTCGATCGATACGCGCAAGCCGTCGGTCGCCGAGGCGGCGCTCGAGGCCGGGGCGGACGTGGTCAACGACGTGACTGGACTCGCCGACGAGGCGATGTGTCGGATCGTCGCCGACCACGACGTCCCCGCGGTCCTCATGCACAGTCTGTCGGCACCGGTCGACCCCGACCGCGGCTACGACTACGACGACGTGGTCGACGACGTCCTCGAGCAACTCACCGAGCGCGTCATCCTCGCCGAACGGGCGGGGATCGACCGCTCGCAACTCGTGGTCGATCCCGGCCTCGGCTTCGGGAAGACGGCCGCCGAGAGCTTCGCGTTGCTCGACCGACTCGAGGAGTTTCGGGCGCTCGGGACACCGCTCATGATCGGCCACTCCCACAAATCGATGCTCGAGGGCGTCGCTCGAGACGGCGACCGACTCCCACCGACGGTCGCGGCGACGGCGCTGGCTGCAGAACGTGGCGTCGACGTCGTCCGGGTCCACGACGTAGCGCCGAACGCGGCGGCCGTCGCGACCGCCGACCGTCTCGCCACCTCGCGCCGCCAGGGCCGGTGA
- a CDS encoding alanyl-tRNA editing protein, producing MTVSRAPESPTVRTFEATVAAVDGREVELEETYFYPEGGGQPADRGTIDGIELETVQKRDDTVVHALETEPTLERGEHVECVVDDTFRTYCMRAHTASHVVYGAARRLYDDLGYAGFDINAEKVRVDLTTDEPIDDEGLVELGRRSNRAVWDARPVSWERLPAAEARGLENIAFNEKTEEGAMATDDASTSEQVRVVTIGAATVGADEDGEAWDVAACGGTHVENTHQIGPIEVLDRSNPGEGVTRVEFAVGPTAIDHAASVQANAREASQLGGVPVAELPSFVARLQDERETYEAELERLEGEVVTTRLAEFSTVDRDGATWAIGSVDGLDSNVVGDAARDVVSEDGAGSDVVAAVITDQPPSLVVASTGDVDAGAVIDDVTDSFGGGGGGRSTLAQGGGFDCDADDLVSYLRDR from the coding sequence ATGACGGTATCACGCGCCCCGGAGTCACCCACGGTTCGAACGTTCGAGGCGACCGTTGCGGCGGTCGACGGCCGCGAGGTCGAACTCGAGGAGACGTACTTCTACCCGGAGGGCGGTGGCCAGCCGGCCGACCGCGGAACGATCGACGGGATCGAACTCGAGACGGTCCAGAAACGGGACGATACGGTCGTCCACGCGCTCGAGACTGAGCCAACCCTCGAGAGGGGAGAACACGTCGAGTGCGTCGTCGACGATACGTTTCGGACGTACTGTATGCGCGCCCACACGGCAAGTCACGTCGTCTACGGCGCGGCACGGCGGCTGTACGACGATCTGGGGTATGCAGGGTTCGACATCAACGCGGAGAAGGTCCGGGTCGACCTGACGACGGACGAGCCGATCGACGATGAGGGGCTCGTCGAACTCGGTCGACGGTCGAACCGTGCCGTCTGGGACGCACGACCGGTCAGCTGGGAACGCCTGCCGGCCGCGGAGGCACGCGGGCTCGAGAACATCGCGTTCAACGAGAAGACCGAGGAAGGGGCGATGGCGACCGACGACGCGTCGACGTCCGAGCAGGTCCGGGTCGTGACGATCGGCGCCGCGACGGTCGGTGCCGACGAAGACGGCGAGGCCTGGGACGTCGCTGCCTGCGGCGGTACACACGTCGAGAACACGCACCAGATCGGCCCGATCGAGGTGCTAGACCGGTCGAACCCTGGTGAAGGCGTCACTCGCGTCGAGTTCGCGGTCGGGCCGACCGCGATCGATCACGCCGCGTCGGTGCAGGCGAACGCACGCGAAGCGAGCCAGTTGGGTGGGGTTCCGGTGGCCGAACTCCCATCGTTCGTCGCTCGGCTTCAGGACGAACGAGAGACCTACGAGGCCGAACTCGAGCGGCTCGAAGGAGAGGTCGTCACGACCCGCCTCGCGGAGTTTTCGACCGTCGATCGAGATGGGGCGACCTGGGCGATCGGATCGGTCGACGGACTCGACTCGAACGTCGTCGGCGACGCCGCTCGAGACGTCGTTAGCGAGGACGGAGCCGGATCGGACGTCGTCGCGGCGGTCATCACTGACCAGCCTCCCTCGCTCGTCGTGGCCTCCACCGGCGACGTCGACGCGGGAGCGGTGATCGACGACGTGACCGACTCCTTCGGCGGTGGTGGCGGCGGCCGATCGACACTCGCCCAGGGTGGCGGATTCGATTGCGATGCCGACGATCTCGTCAGTTACCTGCGGGACAGGTAG
- a CDS encoding formate--tetrahydrofolate ligase: MPPADDQSIPSDYEIAQSVETNHIVDVVEPFGLTEADLKLVGETKAKVELEAIERVREERDADGKTILVTGMTPTPLGEGKTVTTVGLGQALNQVGKEALVAVREPSLGPVFGVKGGAAGGGYSQVLPMEDINLHFTGDLHALTSAHNLIATMLDNHIKQGNELDIAVNWINWPRAIDMNDRVLRETVVGLGGEVTGVPREDGFILTAASELMAVLCLADGIDDLKERIGRIIVAYNEDGEPITADDIGATDAAAILLKDALKPNVVQTIEGTPAFVHGGPFANIAHGTNSLIADEVAAHLSEYLVTEAGFGSDLGAEKFMNIVSRFGDVEPDAVTIVASVRALKYHGQDMWPPDVDALEDEDVDAVYDGLENLDKHVRNLEQFGVPVVVAVNRFPQDTDAEIEAVIDHCEEDLGVPAAESTVFADGGEGGIDLAEKLIDAAESESSFEPLYDLEAPIDEKIETVATEIYGADGVEFHSDARADIERLTDLGFDDVPICISKTFHSLSDDASQKGVPEDWTLEINEIYPSAGAGFLVVLTADVLTLPGLPSEPAAANMELRSDGSISGLF; the protein is encoded by the coding sequence ATGCCACCCGCAGACGACCAGTCGATCCCCTCAGACTACGAGATCGCACAGTCCGTCGAGACGAATCACATCGTCGACGTCGTCGAACCCTTCGGCCTCACCGAAGCCGATCTCAAGCTGGTCGGCGAGACGAAAGCCAAAGTCGAACTCGAGGCGATCGAACGCGTTCGCGAGGAACGAGACGCGGACGGGAAGACCATCCTCGTCACCGGGATGACGCCGACGCCGCTGGGCGAAGGGAAAACGGTGACGACGGTCGGCCTTGGTCAGGCGCTCAACCAGGTCGGGAAAGAAGCACTCGTCGCCGTTCGTGAGCCGTCGCTCGGGCCGGTGTTCGGCGTCAAAGGCGGGGCCGCAGGCGGCGGCTACTCGCAGGTACTGCCGATGGAGGACATCAACCTCCACTTTACGGGCGACCTGCACGCGCTCACGTCGGCGCACAACCTGATCGCGACGATGCTCGACAACCACATCAAGCAGGGCAACGAGCTGGACATCGCGGTCAACTGGATCAACTGGCCGCGGGCGATCGACATGAACGATCGCGTCCTCCGTGAGACCGTCGTCGGGCTCGGCGGCGAGGTGACGGGCGTTCCCCGTGAGGACGGCTTCATCCTCACTGCGGCCTCCGAGCTGATGGCCGTTCTCTGTCTCGCCGACGGCATCGACGACCTCAAAGAACGCATCGGCCGGATCATCGTCGCCTACAACGAGGACGGCGAGCCGATCACCGCGGACGACATCGGCGCGACCGACGCCGCCGCGATTCTCCTGAAAGACGCGCTGAAGCCGAACGTCGTCCAGACGATCGAGGGAACGCCGGCGTTCGTCCACGGCGGCCCGTTCGCGAACATCGCCCACGGGACCAACTCGCTGATCGCCGACGAGGTCGCCGCCCACCTCTCCGAGTACCTCGTCACCGAGGCCGGCTTCGGCTCCGATCTGGGTGCCGAGAAGTTCATGAACATCGTCTCCCGATTCGGCGACGTCGAACCAGATGCGGTGACGATCGTCGCCTCCGTCCGGGCGCTCAAATACCACGGCCAGGACATGTGGCCGCCGGACGTCGACGCCCTCGAGGACGAAGACGTCGACGCCGTCTACGACGGCCTCGAGAATCTCGACAAACACGTCCGCAACCTCGAGCAGTTCGGCGTCCCGGTCGTCGTCGCCGTCAACCGCTTCCCACAGGACACCGACGCCGAGATCGAGGCCGTCATCGACCACTGCGAGGAGGACCTCGGCGTCCCCGCGGCCGAGTCGACGGTGTTCGCCGACGGGGGCGAGGGCGGGATCGACCTCGCCGAGAAGCTGATCGACGCCGCCGAGTCCGAGTCGTCGTTCGAGCCGCTCTACGACCTCGAGGCCCCGATCGACGAGAAGATCGAGACGGTCGCGACCGAGATCTACGGCGCCGACGGCGTCGAGTTCCACAGCGACGCCAGAGCCGACATCGAACGGCTCACCGACCTCGGTTTCGACGACGTCCCGATCTGCATCTCGAAGACGTTCCACTCGCTGAGCGACGACGCGAGCCAGAAGGGCGTCCCCGAAGACTGGACGCTCGAGATCAACGAGATCTACCCCTCGGCGGGCGCGGGCTTCCTGGTGGTGCTCACGGCCGACGTGCTGACGCTCCCCGGCCTCCCCTCGGAACCGGCGGCCGCGAACATGGAACTGCGCTCCGACGGGAGCATCTCCGGGCTCTTCTGA
- a CDS encoding electron transfer flavoprotein subunit alpha/FixB family protein translates to MILAFVEHESGLPDELSLEALSLARELATAEGVDLGAAVFGDEGAALADELGPYGVEEIHHVTHDELGGYAPEAWGESLAQLADEIESGTVVVPGSDRGHEVAAHAGATLDAPMATNCVAVEVDDAGVYELERHRWGGSLLEHARLEGDRKLVSAAEHEFPVQSADEEAVPTATEFTPSLEADHLRVRVDRVESGDEEGIPLGEARVVVGGGRGVGGPEDYDQLEELADLLGGTVGASRAAINEGWRPHDDQVGQTGAKISPDIYLACGISGAVQHMVGCKGAETILAINTDPEAAIIQKADWAVVGDLHEVVPELNDAIREQT, encoded by the coding sequence ATGATCCTCGCGTTCGTCGAACACGAAAGCGGCCTCCCGGACGAACTCTCGCTCGAGGCGCTCTCGCTGGCCCGCGAGCTGGCGACCGCCGAGGGAGTCGACCTCGGCGCGGCAGTCTTCGGCGACGAGGGGGCCGCCCTGGCGGACGAACTCGGCCCCTACGGCGTCGAGGAGATCCACCACGTCACCCACGACGAACTCGGCGGCTACGCCCCCGAGGCCTGGGGTGAGAGCCTGGCTCAGCTCGCCGACGAGATCGAGTCCGGCACGGTCGTCGTCCCCGGCAGCGACCGTGGCCACGAGGTCGCCGCACACGCCGGAGCCACGCTCGACGCGCCGATGGCGACCAATTGCGTCGCCGTCGAGGTCGACGACGCCGGCGTCTACGAACTCGAGCGCCACCGCTGGGGCGGCAGCTTACTCGAACACGCCCGCCTCGAGGGCGACCGAAAGCTCGTCAGCGCCGCCGAACACGAGTTTCCGGTCCAGTCGGCCGACGAAGAGGCCGTTCCGACGGCCACCGAGTTCACCCCGTCGCTCGAGGCCGACCACTTGCGGGTACGCGTCGACCGCGTCGAGAGCGGTGACGAAGAGGGCATCCCGCTCGGGGAGGCCCGCGTCGTCGTTGGCGGCGGCCGCGGCGTCGGAGGGCCGGAGGACTACGACCAGCTCGAGGAGCTCGCCGACCTGCTCGGGGGGACCGTCGGTGCGTCGCGTGCCGCGATCAACGAGGGGTGGCGACCCCACGACGACCAGGTCGGCCAGACGGGCGCGAAGATTAGTCCGGACATCTACCTCGCCTGTGGGATCAGCGGTGCCGTCCAGCACATGGTCGGCTGCAAAGGGGCCGAGACGATCCTCGCGATCAACACCGACCCCGAGGCGGCGATCATCCAGAAAGCCGACTGGGCCGTCGTGGGCGATCTTCACGAGGTCGTTCCCGAGTTGAACGACGCGATCCGCGAACAGACCTGA
- a CDS encoding GcvT family protein has product MSDDEFPEHAGTVIIGAGIVGNSLAYHLAMQGRDDILLTDKGPLPDPGGSTGHASNFLMPVEHSKEITHLTQRSIEQYEDMDTFTNSGGLEVVRTDERMEELKRRVQSAKSWGEEGRLLSVEEIEEMVPYINTDIIEGGFYSPGAGTCDPLRAGEVMRARADDATDGGLTVSPNTEVLDMHVENGEIQAVETDRGTVEADEVVIAAGLWSPKIAEMADVEIPLTPAVHQMVSVGPISFFEDYEGEISFPVVRDMDTQMYERQHGNDLEVGSYQHRPILWDVDDVPSIEESPLSPTQPPLTDDAFEQSMEDALEIVPELLDDPQAGVRHEIDGLLSVTPDGMPLLGPLQDVDGLWSCAAVWIKEAPAIGEAVAQWMTQGWSEIDLHGSDVNRFYQYGNSEEFVKNRAHEGFQKIYGIVHPAEQWQSSRPLRTSPFYSRQDDLGARFFEAAGWERPQWFESNDDLVRTYNAELDGLLRGNEWDSRWWSPIILGEHLHMRDHVGMIGDMGFGKFDFVGSDVVDYLETMAVGRVDVDVGKTVYTPILAENGGFVSDLTMARLGPEHYRVITGGAAAGADRAWFGSHISDDADVTMIDRTESLCTLGVWGPDAREVVQSATEEDMSHEAFPPYTAQEITVGEVDAWAMRLSYVGELGWEIYAPMGQGQRLWDTIAEAGEAYDIRPVGMGVYGTTGRMEKGYRLHGHELELEYTPAEAGLTFHGVKDADFIGKEAYAEAIEEENAATLCTLSVDDHTSESGERRFMLGNEPILDESGEVIVDDHGRESYVTSAGTGPSVGKHLLMAYLPPEYAQKGQHLQVEYMGDQYPVTVEVAGSRPLFDPENERIRS; this is encoded by the coding sequence ATGAGCGACGACGAGTTCCCGGAGCACGCGGGAACGGTCATCATCGGCGCGGGGATCGTCGGAAACAGCCTCGCCTACCACCTCGCAATGCAGGGTCGCGACGACATCTTGCTCACGGACAAGGGGCCACTGCCGGACCCGGGTGGATCGACGGGACACGCGTCGAACTTCCTCATGCCCGTCGAGCACTCGAAAGAGATTACCCACCTCACCCAGCGGAGCATCGAACAGTACGAGGACATGGACACGTTCACCAACAGCGGCGGGCTCGAGGTGGTTCGCACCGACGAGCGAATGGAAGAGCTCAAACGCCGTGTCCAGTCGGCCAAATCCTGGGGCGAGGAGGGCAGGCTGCTCAGCGTCGAGGAGATCGAGGAGATGGTCCCCTATATCAACACGGACATCATCGAAGGCGGCTTCTACAGTCCAGGTGCTGGCACCTGTGACCCGCTGCGGGCCGGCGAAGTGATGCGAGCGCGTGCCGACGACGCGACCGACGGCGGGCTGACCGTCTCGCCAAATACCGAAGTGCTCGACATGCACGTCGAAAACGGCGAGATCCAGGCCGTCGAGACCGACCGTGGCACCGTCGAAGCCGACGAGGTCGTCATCGCAGCGGGACTGTGGAGTCCCAAGATCGCCGAGATGGCCGATGTCGAGATCCCGCTGACGCCCGCGGTCCACCAGATGGTCAGCGTGGGCCCGATCTCTTTTTTCGAAGACTACGAGGGCGAGATCTCGTTCCCCGTGGTGCGGGACATGGACACCCAGATGTACGAACGCCAGCACGGCAACGACCTGGAAGTCGGCTCCTACCAGCACCGGCCGATCCTCTGGGACGTCGACGACGTACCCTCGATCGAAGAGTCGCCGCTGTCGCCCACCCAGCCGCCGCTGACCGACGACGCGTTCGAGCAGTCGATGGAAGACGCCCTGGAAATCGTCCCCGAACTGCTCGACGATCCACAGGCGGGCGTGCGCCACGAGATCGACGGCCTGCTGTCGGTGACCCCTGACGGTATGCCTCTGTTGGGTCCGCTGCAGGACGTCGACGGACTCTGGTCGTGTGCCGCCGTCTGGATCAAGGAGGCACCGGCGATCGGTGAGGCCGTCGCTCAGTGGATGACCCAGGGCTGGTCGGAGATCGACCTCCACGGCTCGGACGTCAACCGTTTCTACCAGTACGGAAACTCAGAGGAGTTCGTCAAGAACCGCGCTCACGAGGGCTTCCAGAAGATCTACGGTATCGTCCACCCAGCAGAGCAGTGGCAGAGCTCCCGACCCCTGCGAACGAGTCCCTTCTATAGCCGTCAGGATGACCTCGGCGCTCGCTTCTTCGAAGCCGCCGGCTGGGAACGTCCGCAGTGGTTCGAGTCCAACGACGACCTCGTGCGTACGTACAACGCCGAACTCGACGGCCTGCTCCGGGGGAACGAGTGGGACTCGCGGTGGTGGTCGCCGATCATCCTCGGCGAACACCTTCACATGCGCGACCACGTCGGGATGATCGGCGACATGGGCTTCGGGAAGTTCGACTTCGTCGGCTCGGACGTGGTCGACTACCTGGAGACGATGGCCGTCGGCCGGGTCGACGTCGACGTCGGCAAGACCGTCTACACGCCGATCCTCGCCGAGAACGGCGGCTTCGTCTCCGACCTGACGATGGCCCGACTCGGTCCCGAACACTACCGGGTGATCACCGGTGGGGCCGCCGCGGGTGCCGACCGTGCCTGGTTCGGGAGCCACATCTCCGACGACGCCGACGTGACGATGATCGACCGGACCGAGTCGCTGTGTACGCTCGGCGTCTGGGGGCCGGACGCCCGCGAGGTCGTCCAGTCCGCCACCGAAGAGGACATGTCTCACGAGGCGTTCCCGCCCTACACGGCCCAGGAGATCACCGTCGGCGAGGTCGACGCCTGGGCGATGCGACTCTCCTATGTCGGCGAACTCGGCTGGGAGATCTACGCCCCGATGGGTCAGGGCCAGCGCCTCTGGGACACCATCGCCGAGGCCGGCGAGGCGTACGACATCCGTCCCGTCGGGATGGGCGTCTACGGCACGACCGGCCGCATGGAGAAAGGCTACCGGCTGCACGGCCACGAACTCGAGCTCGAGTACACCCCCGCCGAGGCCGGGCTGACGTTCCACGGCGTCAAGGATGCGGACTTCATCGGGAAAGAGGCGTACGCCGAGGCCATCGAGGAGGAGAACGCCGCGACGCTGTGTACGCTCTCGGTCGACGACCACACCTCCGAGTCCGGCGAACGCCGCTTCATGCTCGGCAACGAGCCGATCCTCGACGAGAGCGGCGAGGTCATCGTCGACGACCACGGCCGGGAGTCCTACGTAACGAGCGCAGGCACCGGCCCGAGCGTCGGCAAGCACCTGCTGATGGCATACCTCCCGCCGGAGTACGCACAGAAAGGACAACACCTGCAAGTCGAGTACATGGGCGATCAGTACCCCGTGACCGTTGAGGTCGCCGGCAGCCGTCCGCTGTTCGACCCAGAGAACGAACGCATCCGCAGCTAG
- a CDS encoding electron transfer flavoprotein subunit beta/FixA family protein has translation MNVLACVKRVPNTGAKIVLTDDNQRIDASNLGFTMSPHEECAIEEAIQQVEAHGGSAHVLTLGPEEATEQLRTGLAMQADEATLLETDGSEWEPRATADAIANAVRGLADDGTEFDLLLLGNESADAANYQVGVRVARELGLPCVMGIKSLDVEDDTAIARREISGGEEVYEVDLPAVITVKEGINEPRYASMRAKMQARKKAIERLEPSGAAGPGTLEKIRLEAPETDDSAADVLGDGPDSVPEIIEVLESEVEVL, from the coding sequence ATGAACGTACTGGCCTGTGTCAAACGAGTGCCGAACACCGGCGCGAAGATCGTACTGACCGACGACAACCAGCGCATCGATGCGAGTAACCTGGGGTTCACCATGAGCCCCCACGAGGAGTGTGCCATCGAGGAGGCCATCCAGCAGGTCGAGGCCCATGGCGGCTCGGCCCACGTCCTCACGCTCGGTCCCGAGGAGGCGACCGAACAGCTCCGGACCGGGCTGGCCATGCAGGCTGACGAGGCCACCCTGCTCGAGACCGATGGCTCCGAGTGGGAGCCACGTGCGACCGCCGATGCGATCGCGAACGCGGTCCGCGGACTGGCCGACGACGGCACCGAGTTCGACCTGCTATTGCTCGGCAACGAGTCTGCGGACGCGGCGAACTACCAGGTCGGCGTCCGCGTCGCCCGCGAACTCGGGCTTCCCTGCGTGATGGGGATCAAGTCCCTCGACGTCGAAGACGACACCGCGATCGCCAGACGCGAGATCTCCGGCGGAGAAGAGGTCTACGAGGTCGACCTCCCCGCCGTCATCACGGTCAAAGAAGGGATCAACGAGCCCCGCTACGCTTCGATGCGCGCGAAGATGCAGGCGCGAAAGAAAGCGATCGAACGCCTCGAACCGTCCGGCGCTGCCGGCCCAGGCACGCTCGAGAAGATACGTCTCGAGGCGCCCGAGACGGACGACTCGGCCGCCGACGTCCTCGGTGATGGCCCCGACTCAGTCCCCGAGATTATCGAGGTCCTCGAGTCGGAGGTGGAGGTGTTATGA
- a CDS encoding helix-turn-helix domain-containing protein, which translates to MSLITEVRFAHEDGVLADTLTALPDLSVDIVREASTAPDKGVYFFRFDHAHPEEVRPLLESDHTVSVAERVPAVDDQHLWKIALTSETKLLAPAVTVRGGVVLDARSALTNTEPRGWRERWFFPDDDGIHEIWNHARAADFEFEVLDLSRQLQPDVPHVEVNPVTDEQHRALLTAYELGYFEEPRKTSLEELAAALDLSPSAVNGRLRRGLKSLIGAALTVDVEDEVGRTDGEPHARIESSHSRW; encoded by the coding sequence ATGTCGCTCATCACCGAGGTCCGATTCGCGCACGAAGACGGCGTACTCGCCGACACGCTAACAGCGCTGCCCGACCTCTCGGTCGACATCGTTCGGGAAGCGAGCACGGCTCCCGACAAGGGTGTCTACTTCTTCCGGTTCGACCACGCCCACCCCGAAGAGGTCCGGCCGCTCCTCGAGTCAGACCACACGGTCAGTGTAGCCGAACGGGTGCCGGCGGTCGACGACCAGCATCTCTGGAAGATCGCTCTCACGTCCGAGACGAAGCTCCTCGCGCCAGCCGTTACGGTTCGTGGCGGAGTCGTCCTCGACGCCCGAAGCGCATTGACGAACACCGAGCCGCGTGGCTGGCGTGAACGCTGGTTCTTCCCGGACGACGACGGCATCCACGAGATCTGGAACCACGCTCGAGCAGCGGACTTCGAGTTCGAAGTGCTCGATCTTTCCCGGCAGCTCCAGCCCGACGTCCCACACGTCGAGGTAAATCCGGTCACCGACGAGCAACACCGGGCCCTGTTGACGGCGTACGAACTGGGCTACTTCGAGGAGCCACGCAAGACCTCACTCGAGGAACTCGCAGCAGCGCTCGATCTGTCGCCTTCTGCGGTCAACGGACGGCTCAGACGCGGCCTGAAGTCGCTGATCGGTGCGGCGTTGACCGTCGACGTTGAGGACGAGGTGGGGAGGACAGATGGCGAGCCACACGCACGAATCGAGTCGTCTCACTCCCGATGGTAA